GACGCAGAGCGGGCCGAGGGCGCGCTCGATCGAGCCGTACCGAGCATCACACCCCAGACGCTCAAGACCTTCGCCAGCCAGGCCCGCAGGCGGATGCGGACCGAGTCGGGCGGCTACCGCCGTGACCATCTTCGCGCCCTGGCCCAGCGCATCGAGGTGGACGCGAAAGAAGTTCGCATCATGGGATCGAAAAGCGTGCTCCTGCGCACGCTCTTCGCCGGATCGAGCGAAAAATCGGCAGGTTTTGGAGTGCCCAGTTTTGTACCGAAGTGGCGCGCTCGGAGAGATTCGAACTCCCGACCCTCGGAATCGAAATCCGATGCTCTATCCAGCTGAGCTACGAGCGCGTTGGCCAGAGGTCGCTTAGCAGACCTGAGCCGAAACGGCCAGCGGCCGCTGACCGCGTTTTTGGGCGACCTGGCGACAGGTTCGCGTGAAGGGGACGGATCTCACTCGCAGGGATGCCGGCGGTGGTCCTGGCCGATATAGGCGGCCGCGCTCTGATAGCATTTGTTGCTGGAGGGGCCGTCGTAATAGGCAAAGCGGCCGGGCGTCAGGCCGGGGCCGTAATTGTGCAGGTAGCTGATGTGGTAGGGCAGGCCGCGATGGACGTGGTGCCGGTAATGGTGGTGCCGGTGGTGCGGGTAAACGGAGAGGTCGGCCGCGACCGCCGGGGCGACGGCAAAGACGGCAATGGCCGTGGCGGCGAAAAGCTTCAGTCTGGTCATTAGCGGCCTCCTGACATCGCGCTGGAATCGGCATTTTCGGCCGATCCATCATCTATTTAACCCGAAATCGGGCGAAAAGCTGCGGGAAATCAGTCACAGCGCGCCAAATTTCGCCTTTTTGCGCATGCTTAACGGATTGCCAACACAGTCCGGCCAGAGTCTTGCGGTCAGGTCCGGCCTCCGGCCGACCTTCCGCCGATATTCTTTGGGCACTTCGGTTTCGAACATTCGATGCGCATCACGCCCCTTGCCGTGCTGTTTCTCGTCCTGGCCGCCGCGCCTGCGCGGGCCGATTTGCACATCACGCGTGACCATGGCGGCTATGTCGAGGAGTACAAGGCCAAGTACAAGCGCATCCGCGACCGCGGCGAGCGCGTCATCATCGACGGCATCTGCAACTCGGCCTGTACGCTGGTGTTCGGCATCGTGCCGATGAACAAGATCTGCGTCACGCCGCGGGCGAGCCTCGGCTTCCACCTGGCCTATTACGACAAGGCCTTCACCTTCGGCATCAAGGTCACCAGTCTCGAGGGCACCTCGGACCTGATGTCCTACTACCCCAGCTCGGTGAAGGACTGGATCCGCCGCAACGGCGGGCTCACCACCGAGATGAAGAAGATCAAAAACGGGCCCGAACTCTGGAAGATCGTCGATCCCTGCCCGGACGAGTGGTAGGGCGCCCCAGAGCGCCTCAGTCCTTCGGCCTGACCTCGCCATCCGACACCAGCAACACCGACGCCTTGGATTTGGCGAGCACGGCTGCGGCGACGCTGCCGAAATCCAGGCTGTCGCCCCGGATGCGGTCGACACCGATGACGACGAGATCGGCGCCGACAGCCGCGATCTGCTGCAGGATCGCCACTTCGGGCGCCGTGTTGGCGCGCAAGGTCGTGGCCACCCGGACATCGTAGCGCGCGGCGGTCGCCGCGATGTCCTTCAGGATCGCTTCCTCGCGAGCCAGCGACATGCTGGCGCCGGTCCGGCGCGCACCCTTGTCGCGCGTGGTCGAGACATAGATGACCTGTAAGGGCTCCGTGCCGAGCCGCGCCAGCGCGATCGCCACGTCGGCGCCGCGGCGCGAGACATTGCTGCCGGAGACCGGAACCAGGATCCTGCGGGCGTTGGCGGTCGGCTCCTTCCGGTGGACGCCCTTCGCAGCCGCGATCGCGAGCGGACCGTCGAAGCCGGACGTCAGATCGTCGATCCGCTTGTCGAACCCGCCGTCGCCGCTGGCGACTTTGTCCATGCCGACCACGAGCAGGTCGAAACCCTTCTTGGCCTCCTCGGCGATCGCCTCCGCCGCGATCTTCTCCGGCGCGCGGGTGAGGACATCGACATCGCCGCCGCCGTCAGGTTCGGCCTCGGCGCTCGCCTTGGCCGCGTTGATGACCGCTGTCTCCGGGCTTTCCTTCTCGTTGCGCTTCTTCTCCTGCCGCCTGGCGCGCATCCCGACATGCAGCACCGTGATCGGCAGGCCGCGTCCGCCGGCGAGGAGGCCTGCGAGATGCGCCGCGAACTTGGCGTTGATGCTTTCGTCGACCGCGAGCAGCAGCCGCTCGAGATTGGCGACAAAGCCGCGCTGCTCATATTCCTCGCGCTCCAGCCGTTCCTTCTCCTCCTTGCCGAGCGGAAGCCTTGCCAGCGCGTCGCGCAGCGTCGGCGGCATCGCCATCGTGGTCAGGATCGCCATAGTGACGATCATCGAGAACATGGTCTGGCTGAGCACGCCCACCTGGAGTCCGATAGTTGCGATGATCACTTCGGTCGAGCCCCGCGCATTCATGCCGCTCGCCAGCGCATAGGATTCCTGCCGCGTCAGGCCGCCGAGCGCGCCGCCGACAAAGGCGCCGCCGAACTTGCCGATGCTGGCGATCAGCACCAGCGCCGCGGTCAGCAGCAGCAGCGACGGATCCTTCAGCACGGTCAGATCGGCGCTCAGCCCCGCAAGCCCGAAGAAGACCGGCATGAACAGGCTCGAGATCAGTCCGCGCAGCCGCTCGTCGATCTGCCGGGTCAGGATCGGGGATTCCCCAACCAGCACGCCGGCGACGAAGGCGCCGAGCACGGTGTGGACGCCGATCAGATGCGTGATCATCGCCATCACGCTCATCAGCAGCAGGATAACCGTGATCACCGCGGCCGAGCTCGCCAGATTGTCGTTGGCCCAGCGGATCAACCGGAACACCAGCCGCCGGCCGATCGTGAAGCTGACCGCGAGGAAGGCGAGGGTGCCGAACAGCGCCTTCGAGACCGACAGCAGATCGAGACTGCCGCGCGAGGCCAGGCTGAAGATGATGGCGATGATGATCCAGCCGATCGTGTCGTCGATGATCGCGGAGGCGACGATGATCTGGCCGACATTGCGCCGCATGAAGTTCATCTCGCGCACCACGACGGCGACGATCTTCACCGATGAGATCGAGAGCGCCGTGCCGAGGAACAGCGAGGCGATCAGCCGTGCCTCGGGAT
The DNA window shown above is from Bradyrhizobium sp. ISRA464 and carries:
- a CDS encoding cation:proton antiporter — its product is MLIRRGRLQPTIWAVVVLLATVTAADAEGGQASRASEFTFLVQVALLIAVGRGLGELMQRIGQPSVIGELLGGLLLGPSLLGWVWPSAQAAIFPSSGEQKALIDGVAQFGILLLLLLTGMETDLKLVRKVGRAAMTISIAGIAVPFVCGFALGQVLPQSLLPHPEARLIASLFLGTALSISSVKIVAVVVREMNFMRRNVGQIIVASAIIDDTIGWIIIAIIFSLASRGSLDLLSVSKALFGTLAFLAVSFTIGRRLVFRLIRWANDNLASSAAVITVILLLMSVMAMITHLIGVHTVLGAFVAGVLVGESPILTRQIDERLRGLISSLFMPVFFGLAGLSADLTVLKDPSLLLLTAALVLIASIGKFGGAFVGGALGGLTRQESYALASGMNARGSTEVIIATIGLQVGVLSQTMFSMIVTMAILTTMAMPPTLRDALARLPLGKEEKERLEREEYEQRGFVANLERLLLAVDESINAKFAAHLAGLLAGGRGLPITVLHVGMRARRQEKKRNEKESPETAVINAAKASAEAEPDGGGDVDVLTRAPEKIAAEAIAEEAKKGFDLLVVGMDKVASGDGGFDKRIDDLTSGFDGPLAIAAAKGVHRKEPTANARRILVPVSGSNVSRRGADVAIALARLGTEPLQVIYVSTTRDKGARRTGASMSLAREEAILKDIAATAARYDVRVATTLRANTAPEVAILQQIAAVGADLVVIGVDRIRGDSLDFGSVAAAVLAKSKASVLLVSDGEVRPKD